A single genomic interval of Rhizobium leguminosarum bv. trifolii WSM1325 harbors:
- a CDS encoding transcriptional regulator, Crp/Fnr family (PFAM: regulatory protein Crp; cyclic nucleotide-binding~SMART: regulatory protein Crp; cyclic nucleotide-binding~KEGG: rec:RHECIAT_CH0002581 transcriptional regulator protein, Fnr/CRP family) codes for MDVARSEVSDAGTLAACRSCQARHGVVCGALSSSQLRELGRHSLRRKVDAGSEIIAQGSESSFYSNIMRGVVKLCKVMPDGRQQIVGLQFAPDFVGRPFVRESTLSAEAATDSEICVFPRNLLDRMISATPELQRSLHDQALKELDAAREWMLTLGRRTAEEKVASLLHLIATHAEPQTATSTAFDLPLSRAEIADFLGLTIETVSRQMTRLRKSGVIRIENFRRIIVPDMDELERMISA; via the coding sequence ATGGACGTCGCACGCAGTGAGGTTTCCGACGCCGGCACTCTCGCCGCCTGCCGTTCCTGCCAGGCGCGGCACGGCGTCGTCTGCGGCGCGCTGTCGAGCAGCCAGCTCCGGGAGCTTGGCCGCCACTCGCTGCGCCGCAAGGTCGATGCCGGCAGCGAGATCATCGCTCAAGGCTCGGAAAGCTCCTTCTATTCGAACATCATGCGCGGGGTGGTAAAGCTCTGCAAGGTGATGCCGGACGGGCGCCAGCAGATCGTCGGCCTGCAATTCGCCCCCGATTTCGTCGGCAGGCCATTCGTGCGTGAAAGCACGCTGTCGGCCGAGGCTGCGACCGATTCCGAAATCTGCGTCTTCCCGCGCAACCTGCTCGACCGCATGATATCGGCGACGCCGGAACTACAGCGCAGCCTGCACGATCAGGCGCTGAAGGAGTTGGATGCCGCGCGCGAATGGATGCTGACGCTCGGCCGACGCACCGCCGAAGAGAAGGTCGCAAGCCTGCTCCACCTCATCGCCACCCATGCCGAACCGCAAACGGCCACAAGCACCGCCTTCGATTTGCCACTATCCCGCGCCGAGATCGCCGATTTCCTCGGTCTGACGATCGAAACCGTCAGCCGCCAGATGACCAGGCTGCGCAAGAGCGGCGTCATTCGCATCGAGAACTTCCGACGTATCATCGTCCCCGACATGGATGAGCTGGAGAGGATGATCAGCGCGTAA
- a CDS encoding ErfK/YbiS/YcfS/YnhG family protein (PFAM: ErfK/YbiS/YcfS/YnhG family protein~KEGG: rec:RHECIAT_CH0002582 hypothetical protein): protein MRRVLAAAAASLLLQFSPVAAQAATLVANISIGKQTMTVSENGFVKYRWKVSTARNGYVTPTGSWSAKWLSRDHRSRKYDNAPMPYAVFFNGGYAVHATFDLKRLGRPASHGCVRLHPDNAAQFFSLTRQAGLANTRVVITR from the coding sequence ATGAGGCGGGTTTTGGCGGCTGCGGCCGCAAGTTTATTGCTGCAGTTTTCTCCCGTTGCCGCTCAGGCAGCAACGCTGGTCGCCAATATCAGCATCGGCAAGCAAACGATGACCGTTTCCGAGAACGGCTTCGTCAAGTACCGCTGGAAGGTTTCGACCGCGCGCAACGGCTATGTCACGCCAACCGGTTCGTGGAGCGCCAAGTGGCTGTCGCGCGATCATCGCTCGCGCAAATACGACAATGCGCCGATGCCGTACGCCGTGTTCTTCAACGGCGGTTACGCCGTTCACGCCACTTTCGACCTGAAGCGCCTGGGCCGGCCGGCCTCGCATGGCTGTGTTCGCCTGCATCCCGACAATGCCGCCCAATTCTTCTCGCTGACGCGGCAGGCCGGCCTTGCCAATACCCGCGTGGTCATTACGCGCTGA
- a CDS encoding conserved hypothetical protein (KEGG: rec:RHECIAT_CH0002583 hypothetical protein), with product MTVQVELPCPKCKSTKMKFERPEIRETDIITCAACGHNLGTMASIREKMNKAYQQLNQFGAKRKLQ from the coding sequence ATGACAGTTCAGGTTGAATTACCGTGCCCGAAGTGCAAGAGCACCAAGATGAAGTTCGAGCGTCCCGAGATCCGGGAGACCGACATCATCACCTGTGCCGCCTGCGGCCATAATCTCGGCACCATGGCCTCGATCCGCGAGAAGATGAACAAGGCCTACCAGCAGCTCAATCAATTTGGGGCGAAGCGTAAGCTTCAGTAA
- a CDS encoding cobalamin biosynthesis protein CobD (TIGRFAM: cobalamin biosynthesis protein CobD~PFAM: cobalamin biosynthesis protein CbiB~KEGG: ret:RHE_CH02481 cobalamin biosynthesis protein), whose protein sequence is MTIDQNLLVLLLALLLDRIAGDPQWLWLRVPHPVVMFGAAISYADRQLNPASLTGSQRRMNGVAAILALLLLALAAGFVFNRFFALFGLVGILLETGLVAIFLAQKSLADHVAAVAVALRDEGLAGGRTAVSRIVGRDPETLDEPAVCRAAIESLAENFSDGVVAPALWYAVFGLPGLFAYKMLNTADSMIGHKSEKYIDFGWAAARLDDVANWPAARLSILLIAAGAWIRRGTSAGREAIRVAMRDGALHRSPNSGRPEAAMAGALNVQLAGPRIYGGVIVREPMINDAGRDVATSGDIEDGVSVFYASCMVLAGVTFGLFLCFL, encoded by the coding sequence ATGACGATCGACCAAAACCTTCTCGTGCTGCTTTTGGCGCTGCTGCTCGACCGGATCGCCGGCGATCCACAATGGCTGTGGTTGCGGGTGCCGCATCCCGTCGTCATGTTCGGCGCGGCGATCTCCTATGCCGACCGGCAGCTCAATCCCGCAAGCCTCACGGGGTCGCAACGCCGGATGAACGGCGTCGCTGCCATCCTGGCGCTGCTTCTTTTGGCGCTGGCCGCAGGCTTCGTGTTCAACCGGTTCTTCGCGCTGTTCGGCCTTGTCGGCATCTTGCTGGAGACCGGGCTGGTGGCGATCTTCCTGGCGCAGAAAAGCCTTGCCGATCACGTCGCGGCCGTCGCCGTCGCGCTACGCGACGAGGGGCTTGCCGGCGGGCGGACCGCCGTTTCCCGCATCGTCGGGCGCGATCCCGAGACGCTGGACGAGCCTGCCGTCTGCCGCGCGGCGATCGAAAGCCTTGCCGAGAATTTCTCCGACGGCGTCGTCGCACCGGCGCTCTGGTATGCAGTCTTCGGCCTGCCGGGGCTTTTCGCCTACAAGATGCTGAACACGGCGGATTCGATGATCGGCCATAAGTCGGAAAAATACATCGACTTCGGCTGGGCGGCCGCTCGGCTCGACGATGTCGCCAACTGGCCGGCCGCGCGCCTCTCCATCCTGCTGATTGCCGCCGGAGCCTGGATCCGGCGGGGAACAAGCGCCGGCCGTGAGGCGATCCGCGTGGCGATGCGCGACGGGGCCTTGCACCGTTCGCCGAACTCCGGCAGGCCGGAGGCGGCCATGGCAGGCGCGCTGAACGTCCAGCTCGCCGGCCCGCGCATCTATGGCGGCGTCATCGTGCGTGAACCGATGATCAACGACGCCGGCCGCGACGTGGCGACCTCGGGCGACATCGAGGACGGCGTATCGGTGTTTTATGCCAGCTGCATGGTGCTCGCCGGTGTGACGTTCGGGCTTTTCTTGTGTTTTCTGTAG
- a CDS encoding L-threonine-O-3-phosphate decarboxylase (TIGRFAM: L-threonine-O-3-phosphate decarboxylase~PFAM: aminotransferase class I and II~KEGG: rec:RHECIAT_CH0002585 cobalamin biosynthesis protein, pyridoxal-phosphate-dependent aminotransferase protein) yields MSAPIVHGGGITAAATAFGGRPEDWLDLSTGINPCPVALPEIPARAWHRLPDRHLVDAARFAARDHYGSGEILPLPVPGTQSVIQLLPRLVGADERIAVTDDRIAVVSPTYGEYARAFTSAGFAVDAVNDVAAIGAAHRLAVVVNPNNPDGRIWPAETLVALHDRIKAANGFLVVDEAFGDTNPALSLASRAPQLSNLVIFRSFGKFFGLAGLRLGFAIAGENILERFEDWLGPWAVSGPALSLAASLLRSDVSPIHSRIEERSIGLHTALDGAGLRIAGGTALFTLVNDARASDIYTYLCQHHILVRKFDNAPDWLRFGLAPDPAADRRLGEALQRFKR; encoded by the coding sequence ATGAGCGCACCGATCGTCCATGGCGGCGGCATCACCGCCGCTGCCACCGCTTTCGGCGGCAGGCCGGAAGATTGGCTCGATCTTTCCACCGGCATCAATCCGTGCCCCGTCGCCCTGCCGGAGATTCCTGCACGGGCTTGGCACCGCCTGCCGGACAGGCATTTGGTCGACGCGGCAAGGTTTGCAGCGCGCGACCATTACGGCAGCGGCGAGATTCTGCCGCTGCCCGTGCCCGGTACGCAATCGGTCATTCAGCTTTTGCCGCGGTTGGTCGGCGCGGATGAACGCATCGCCGTGACGGACGATAGGATCGCCGTGGTGTCGCCGACTTACGGTGAATATGCGCGTGCCTTCACCTCGGCCGGTTTTGCCGTCGATGCGGTCAACGATGTTGCCGCGATCGGAGCCGCGCATCGGCTGGCCGTCGTCGTCAATCCGAACAATCCGGATGGGCGGATATGGCCGGCCGAAACGCTGGTCGCCCTGCACGACAGGATAAAGGCTGCAAACGGGTTTCTTGTCGTCGATGAGGCCTTCGGTGATACAAATCCGGCGCTGAGCCTTGCATCCCGTGCGCCGCAGCTTTCCAATCTGGTGATCTTTCGCTCCTTCGGCAAGTTCTTCGGGCTTGCCGGCCTGCGGCTCGGCTTTGCGATTGCGGGGGAGAATATTCTCGAACGCTTCGAGGATTGGCTCGGCCCCTGGGCCGTCTCCGGCCCGGCGCTTTCGCTGGCCGCTTCGCTGCTGCGTTCGGACGTTTCTCCGATCCACAGCCGCATCGAGGAGCGCAGCATCGGCCTGCATACGGCGCTGGATGGTGCCGGGTTGCGGATAGCAGGGGGCACGGCGCTGTTTACCCTTGTCAATGACGCCAGGGCGAGCGACATTTACACATATCTCTGCCAGCATCATATTCTCGTCCGCAAGTTCGATAATGCGCCGGATTGGTTGCGTTTCGGGCTTGCTCCCGATCCGGCGGCGGACAGGCGGCTTGGCGAAGCCCTTCAGAGATTTAAGCGATGA